The Fontisubflavum oceani genomic interval TCCGCCAGCGGCGCGACTTTACCCTCGATGCCGGCGTTGTTGAAGAAGATGTCGATACGGCCAAACCGTTCAACAGTTTGATCAACATAGGATTTTGTTGCATCGACTGATGAGACATCGGCCGCGATTGTGAGCACATCTTCGGGCTGCCCCAAATCTTCTGCGGCCTTGTCCAATTCCGCCTGATCAAGATCGACAAGAGCCAGTTTGGCGCCCTCTTTCAGAAACAGATGTGCCGTTTGCAACCCGATCCCGGCGGCACCGCCGGTGATCAAGGCGATCTTCCCGCTTAGTCGTGCCATGCAGGTCTCCCTTTCCCTTGTGCTTGTTGCCAGGGAAGGCACCGTTCGGCATGTCGCGCAAGGCGGCGGAGCAGGGCCATTCCCTCACATCAAAACATGTGGATTGGCGGCACTGTTTTTTAGGGAGTTGCAGAAGGCAGAGACGATTGGACGCGGTCTCTTCTCGCGGGGAAGGCAGGGCGCGAGGCGGGGCAGACATATGCGCCCCGCGCTCGCAGTTGTTTCGTTAGTCGCGCGGCGGGGTGACAAGGCCGGTCTGAACCGCCGGGCGGGCAAGGAACCGGTCGAGATACGCGACCACATTGGGGAAGCTGTCCCAACCCACGGCCTCTTTCACACCATAGAAGTCGAGCCCGCGCAGCCAGGGGGCGATGGCGATATCGGCAATGGAGTAGCTGCCGATAATCCAGTCTTTGTCTGCCAATTCTTTGTCGAGCACCGCAAGAAGGCGTTTGGCTTCATCCACATAGCGTTGGCGCGGACGGGGGTCTTCGATTTCGGCACCGGCAAATTTTGAGAAATAGCCAAGCTGCCCGAACATCGGGCCGATGCCGCCCATTTGGAACATCACCCACTGGATCGCTTTGTATTTCTCGGCAGGTGTGTCGCCGATGAGTTTGCCGGATTTCTCTGCCAGATAGATCAGAATGGCCCCCGACTCGAACAGCCCAATGGGAGCGCCGCCGGGTCCATCGGGATCGACAATCGCGGGGATTTTGTTGTTTGGGTTCAGCGACAAGAAGGCGTCGCTTTTCACATCGGTATCGGAAAGCGTGACTTTATGCGCCTCATAGGGCAGCCCCATTTCTTCAAGCGCGATGGAGACTTTCACGCCATTTGGGGTGGGAAAGGAATAAAGTTGAATGACGTCCGGATTGGCGGCAGGCCAGCGGGATGTGATCGGAAAAGCGGAGAGATCGGCCATGAGATGCCCTTTTGTTGCGCGTTAGGGGTGACATCTATGCAGCCTTTCCCATTGGGC includes:
- a CDS encoding glutathione S-transferase family protein — its product is MADLSAFPITSRWPAANPDVIQLYSFPTPNGVKVSIALEEMGLPYEAHKVTLSDTDVKSDAFLSLNPNNKIPAIVDPDGPGGAPIGLFESGAILIYLAEKSGKLIGDTPAEKYKAIQWVMFQMGGIGPMFGQLGYFSKFAGAEIEDPRPRQRYVDEAKRLLAVLDKELADKDWIIGSYSIADIAIAPWLRGLDFYGVKEAVGWDSFPNVVAYLDRFLARPAVQTGLVTPPRD